One part of the Gossypium raimondii isolate GPD5lz chromosome 1, ASM2569854v1, whole genome shotgun sequence genome encodes these proteins:
- the LOC105786242 gene encoding protein SEMI-ROLLED LEAF 2 isoform X3, with the protein MCIYRKLLVSCKEQMSLFSSSLLSIIQTLLDQTRHDEMRIIGCQTLFYFLNNQNDGTCMFKLEGFIPKLCQLAQETGESEREKNLCAAGLQALSSMIWFMGIHSHISVEFDNIVSVVLENYEDPRKNLENHNGGKSQLEKEVVKDEGHDSPSPDVPITFPSWDTIVNDNGELNISVEDAQNRSFWSKVCLHNMANLAKEATTARRVLESLFRYLDSENLWSLQTGLAFPVLKDMQLLMESSGQNTHFLLSLLVKHLDHKSVLKQPDVQLQILEVTSSLARYSKVEPSIAILGAVSDVMRHLRKSIHCSLDDATLGVDTINWNKNFKEAVDNCLVQLSQKVGDAGPILDAMAVMLENISNLTVIARATVSVVYRTAQVVASIPNPSYLNKAFPESLFHQLLPAMVHPDHETRIGAHRIFSVVLVPTSVCPQQSSVPPLTNKAIPRTLSRTVSVFSSSAALFEKLRKEKSFSRGNGYIEKESIVNEGSNNMILNRLNSSYSRASSSRNLSVPLETDKNSLSNSNTESETHSLRLSSTQISLLLSSIWAQSVSPQNTPQNYEAIAHTYSLVLLFSRAKNSSNEALVRSFQLAYSLRRISLNEGGPLPPSCRRSLFTLATSMILFSSKASNILPIVYSTKVALRERVVDPFLHLVEDCKLKVVDTGSDRPTNVYGSKEDDDLAAKTLSQIQITPEQDGESLASEIVKSLGISSEPELSNTRAQLLSKFLPDDVCPLGSHLTIDQLHKEYQAGAEESKSTQEDDAFAEPFECQTKDGSGLSQETPKPLDVNQLLDSVLETSDQFGRISVSTGPDMSYKDMAHHCETLLTRKQQKMSDLMSVHLRQDSYFQNPFHAEQPGPVFEQTSGTNSLQQPVGTLPMLCATEYQNHLQPFSFPSSTPYDNILKAAGC; encoded by the exons AATGATGGCACTTGCATGTTTAAGTTAGAAGGGTTTATTCCAAAACTATGTCAATTAGCTCAAGAAACTGGAGAAagtgaaagggaaaaaaatctaTGTGCAGCTGGGTTGCAAGCACTTTCTTCAATG ATTTGGTTTATGGGCATACACTCTCACATTTCGGTGGAATTCGATAAT ATTGTTTCAGTAGTCTTGGAAAATTATGAAGACCCAAGGAAAAATTTGGAGAACCATAATGGTGGCAAAAGTCAGTTGGAAAAAGAAGTGGTAAAAGATGAGGGTCATGACTCTCCATCACCAGATGTCCCCATAACATTTCCTTCTTGGGACACAATTGTGAATGACAATGGAGAACTAAATATCTCAGT GGAAGATGCCCAAAATCGCAGCTTCTGGTCCAAAGTTTGCTTACATAACATGGCAAACCTAGCCAAGGAAGCTACAACAGCAAGACGGGTTCTTGAGTCTTTGTTCCGTTACTTGGATAGTGAAAACTTATGGTCTCTTCAAACTGGTCTTGCCTTTCCAGTCTTAAAGGATATGCAGCTTTTAATGGAGAGCTCTG GACAGAATACACATTTTTTGCTGTCGTTATTAGTTAAGCATCTTGACCATAAAAGTGTTCTCAAACAACCTGACGTGCAACTTCAGATTCTAGAGGTTACATCCTCCCTTGCTCGATATTCAAAAGTTGAGCCTTCTATAGCAATACTTGGTGCAGTTAGTGATGTTATGAGGCATTTACGAAAGAGCATACATTGCTCACTTGACGATGCAACTCTGGGAGTTGACACTATAAATTGGAACAAGAACTTTAAAGAAGCTGTAGATAATTGCCTTGTACAGTTATCGCAAAAG GTTGGAGATGCAGGTCCAATTCTTGATGCTATGGCTGTGATGTTGGAGAACATCTCAAATCTTACAGTTATAGCTAGAGCTACAGTCTCTGTTGTCTATCGAACTGCTCAAGTTGTTGCTTCAATTCCAAATCCATCTTATCTAAACAAg GCTTTTCCTGAGTCATTGTTCCATCAATTACTCCCAGCTATGGTCCACCCTGACCATGAAACACGAATTGGTGCTCACCGTATCTTTTCTGTTGTGCTTGTCCCAACTTCAGTTTGCCCTCAACAATCCTCTGTTCCTCCATTAACAAACAAAGCCATTCCAAGAACACTTTCAAGAACTGTCTCTGTCTTTTCTTCATCAGCTGCCCTTTTTGAGAAGCTAAGGAAGGAGAAATCTTTCTCGAGGGGGAATGGTtatatagaaaaagaaagtatTGTTAATGAGGGAAGTAATAATATGATTCTAAATAGATTGAATTCATCTTATAGTCGAGCATCTAGTTCAAGAAATCTGTCAGTACCTTTGGAAACAGATAAAAATTCTCTGAGCAATTCAAATACAGAATCT GAGACCCATTCTCTACGGCTTAGTAGCACCCAGATCAGTCTCTTGCTTTCATCAATTTGGGCACAGTCTGTCTCTCCTCAAAATACACCACAAAACTATGAAGCAATTGCTCATACATACAGCCTAGTGTTGCTCTTCTCTCGAGCCAAG AATTCTAGCAATGAGGCTCTTGTTCGTAGTTTCCAGCTAGCCTATTCATTGCGACGTATTTCTCTTAATGAAGGAG GGCCACTTCCACCATCATGTCGTAGATCACTTTTCACCTTGGCAACATCAATGATCCTATTTTCATCAAAAGCATCCAATATTCTTCCTATTGTCTATTCTACAAAGGTTGCCCTTAGAGAAAGAGTG GTTGATCCATTCTTGCACTTGGTGGAAGATTGCAAGTTGAAGGTAGTTGACACTGGGTCTGACCGACCAACAAATGTTTATGGATCTAAAGAAGATGACGATTTGGCTGCTAAGACACTCTCACAAATTCAGATTACCCCAGAGCAAGATGGCGAAAGCCTTGCTTCTGAGATCGTGAAAAGCTTGGGAATTTCGTCAGAA CCTGAATTGTCCAATACACGAGCACAGCTGTTAAGCAAATTCTTGCCAGATGATGTGTGTCCTCTAGGTTCCCACTTGACTATTGATCAACTGCATAAAGAATATCAAGCTGGTGCGGAAGAGAGTAAATCTACCCAGGAG GATGATGCTTTTGCAGAACCATTTGAATGTCAAACCAAGGATGGTTCAGGGTTGTCCCAGGAAACTCCAAAACCCCTGGATGTTAATCAACTCCTTGATTCA GTATTGGAGACTTCAGATCAGTTCGGAAGAATATCTGTCTCAACAGGACCTGACATGTCTTACAAGGATATGGCCCATCATTGTGAGACACTCCTAACCAGGAAACAGCAGAAGATGTCTGATTTGATGAGTGTCCACCTGAGACAAGACAGCTATTTTCAAAATCCTTTTCATGCAGAACAG CCTGGCCCTGTCTTTGAGCAAACAAGTGGTACCAACTCATTGCAACAACCTGTTGGCACTCTTCCAATGCTGTGTGCAACTGAGTACCAGAACCATCTCCAGCCCTTCAGTTTTCCGTCCTCAACTCCATATGATAACATCCTAAAAGCTGCTGGTTGTTGA
- the LOC105786242 gene encoding protein SEMI-ROLLED LEAF 2 isoform X2: MLQKILYASQSTSLEQRCYKELRNEKFQSVKIVMCIYRKLLVSCKEQMSLFSSSLLSIIQTLLDQTRHDEMRIIGCQTLFYFLNNQNDGTCMFKLEGFIPKLCQLAQETGESEREKNLCAAGLQALSSMIWFMGIHSHISVEFDNIVSVVLENYEDPRKNLENHNGGKSQLEKEVVKDEGHDSPSPDVPITFPSWDTIVNDNGELNISVEDAQNRSFWSKVCLHNMANLAKEATTARRVLESLFRYLDSENLWSLQTGLAFPVLKDMQLLMESSGQNTHFLLSLLVKHLDHKSVLKQPDVQLQILEVTSSLARYSKVEPSIAILGAVSDVMRHLRKSIHCSLDDATLGVDTINWNKNFKEAVDNCLVQLSQKVGDAGPILDAMAVMLENISNLTVIARATVSVVYRTAQVVASIPNPSYLNKAFPESLFHQLLPAMVHPDHETRIGAHRIFSVVLVPTSVCPQQSSVPPLTNKAIPRTLSRTVSVFSSSAALFEKLRKEKSFSRGNGYIEKESIVNEGSNNMILNRLNSSYSRASSSRNLSVPLETDKNSLSNSNTESETHSLRLSSTQISLLLSSIWAQSVSPQNTPQNYEAIAHTYSLVLLFSRAKNSSNEALVRSFQLAYSLRRISLNEGGPLPPSCRRSLFTLATSMILFSSKASNILPIVYSTKVALRERVVDPFLHLVEDCKLKVVDTGSDRPTNVYGSKEDDDLAAKTLSQIQITPEQDGESLASEIVKSLGISSEPELSNTRAQLLSKFLPDDVCPLGSHLTIDQLHKEYQAGAEESKSTQEDDAFAEPFECQTKDGSGLSQETPKPLDVNQLLDSVLETSDQFGRISVSTGPDMSYKDMAHHCETLLTRKQQKMSDLMSVHLRQDSYFQNPFHAEQPGPVFEQTSGTNSLQQPVGTLPMLCATEYQNHLQPFSFPSSTPYDNILKAAGC, encoded by the exons AATGATGGCACTTGCATGTTTAAGTTAGAAGGGTTTATTCCAAAACTATGTCAATTAGCTCAAGAAACTGGAGAAagtgaaagggaaaaaaatctaTGTGCAGCTGGGTTGCAAGCACTTTCTTCAATG ATTTGGTTTATGGGCATACACTCTCACATTTCGGTGGAATTCGATAAT ATTGTTTCAGTAGTCTTGGAAAATTATGAAGACCCAAGGAAAAATTTGGAGAACCATAATGGTGGCAAAAGTCAGTTGGAAAAAGAAGTGGTAAAAGATGAGGGTCATGACTCTCCATCACCAGATGTCCCCATAACATTTCCTTCTTGGGACACAATTGTGAATGACAATGGAGAACTAAATATCTCAGT GGAAGATGCCCAAAATCGCAGCTTCTGGTCCAAAGTTTGCTTACATAACATGGCAAACCTAGCCAAGGAAGCTACAACAGCAAGACGGGTTCTTGAGTCTTTGTTCCGTTACTTGGATAGTGAAAACTTATGGTCTCTTCAAACTGGTCTTGCCTTTCCAGTCTTAAAGGATATGCAGCTTTTAATGGAGAGCTCTG GACAGAATACACATTTTTTGCTGTCGTTATTAGTTAAGCATCTTGACCATAAAAGTGTTCTCAAACAACCTGACGTGCAACTTCAGATTCTAGAGGTTACATCCTCCCTTGCTCGATATTCAAAAGTTGAGCCTTCTATAGCAATACTTGGTGCAGTTAGTGATGTTATGAGGCATTTACGAAAGAGCATACATTGCTCACTTGACGATGCAACTCTGGGAGTTGACACTATAAATTGGAACAAGAACTTTAAAGAAGCTGTAGATAATTGCCTTGTACAGTTATCGCAAAAG GTTGGAGATGCAGGTCCAATTCTTGATGCTATGGCTGTGATGTTGGAGAACATCTCAAATCTTACAGTTATAGCTAGAGCTACAGTCTCTGTTGTCTATCGAACTGCTCAAGTTGTTGCTTCAATTCCAAATCCATCTTATCTAAACAAg GCTTTTCCTGAGTCATTGTTCCATCAATTACTCCCAGCTATGGTCCACCCTGACCATGAAACACGAATTGGTGCTCACCGTATCTTTTCTGTTGTGCTTGTCCCAACTTCAGTTTGCCCTCAACAATCCTCTGTTCCTCCATTAACAAACAAAGCCATTCCAAGAACACTTTCAAGAACTGTCTCTGTCTTTTCTTCATCAGCTGCCCTTTTTGAGAAGCTAAGGAAGGAGAAATCTTTCTCGAGGGGGAATGGTtatatagaaaaagaaagtatTGTTAATGAGGGAAGTAATAATATGATTCTAAATAGATTGAATTCATCTTATAGTCGAGCATCTAGTTCAAGAAATCTGTCAGTACCTTTGGAAACAGATAAAAATTCTCTGAGCAATTCAAATACAGAATCT GAGACCCATTCTCTACGGCTTAGTAGCACCCAGATCAGTCTCTTGCTTTCATCAATTTGGGCACAGTCTGTCTCTCCTCAAAATACACCACAAAACTATGAAGCAATTGCTCATACATACAGCCTAGTGTTGCTCTTCTCTCGAGCCAAG AATTCTAGCAATGAGGCTCTTGTTCGTAGTTTCCAGCTAGCCTATTCATTGCGACGTATTTCTCTTAATGAAGGAG GGCCACTTCCACCATCATGTCGTAGATCACTTTTCACCTTGGCAACATCAATGATCCTATTTTCATCAAAAGCATCCAATATTCTTCCTATTGTCTATTCTACAAAGGTTGCCCTTAGAGAAAGAGTG GTTGATCCATTCTTGCACTTGGTGGAAGATTGCAAGTTGAAGGTAGTTGACACTGGGTCTGACCGACCAACAAATGTTTATGGATCTAAAGAAGATGACGATTTGGCTGCTAAGACACTCTCACAAATTCAGATTACCCCAGAGCAAGATGGCGAAAGCCTTGCTTCTGAGATCGTGAAAAGCTTGGGAATTTCGTCAGAA CCTGAATTGTCCAATACACGAGCACAGCTGTTAAGCAAATTCTTGCCAGATGATGTGTGTCCTCTAGGTTCCCACTTGACTATTGATCAACTGCATAAAGAATATCAAGCTGGTGCGGAAGAGAGTAAATCTACCCAGGAG GATGATGCTTTTGCAGAACCATTTGAATGTCAAACCAAGGATGGTTCAGGGTTGTCCCAGGAAACTCCAAAACCCCTGGATGTTAATCAACTCCTTGATTCA GTATTGGAGACTTCAGATCAGTTCGGAAGAATATCTGTCTCAACAGGACCTGACATGTCTTACAAGGATATGGCCCATCATTGTGAGACACTCCTAACCAGGAAACAGCAGAAGATGTCTGATTTGATGAGTGTCCACCTGAGACAAGACAGCTATTTTCAAAATCCTTTTCATGCAGAACAG CCTGGCCCTGTCTTTGAGCAAACAAGTGGTACCAACTCATTGCAACAACCTGTTGGCACTCTTCCAATGCTGTGTGCAACTGAGTACCAGAACCATCTCCAGCCCTTCAGTTTTCCGTCCTCAACTCCATATGATAACATCCTAAAAGCTGCTGGTTGTTGA
- the LOC105786244 gene encoding uncharacterized protein LOC105786244 — translation MAAKYIIASLAGSFAIAYVSDLLVSDSKIFGGTTPSTVSNKGWWEETDKKFQAWPRTAGPPVVMNPISRQNFIVKSGSES, via the exons ATGGCAGCAAAGTATATAATTGCTTCTCTTGCGGGATCATTTGCCATTGCTTATGTATCTGATCTGCTTGTTTCTGATAGTAAGATTTTTGGAG GGACCACGCCTTCCACTGTTTCAAACAAGGGATGGTGGGAAGAAACTGACAAAAAATTTCAGGCTTGGCCCCGCACGGCTGGTCCTCCAGTCGTGATGAATCCCATCAGCCGCCAGAATTTCATCGTTAAGTCTGGTTCTGAATCTTGA
- the LOC105786245 gene encoding villin-3, translating into MSSPAKVLDPAFQGVGQKPGTEIWRIENFQPVPLPKSDYGKFYMGDSYIVLQTTPSKGGSYLYDIHFWIGKDTTQDEAGTAAIKTIELDAVLGGRAVQHRELQGHESDKFLSYFKPCIIPLEGGIATGFKKPEEEEFEKRLYVCRGKRVVRLKQVPFARSSLNHDDVFILDTQNKIYQFNGANSNIQERAKALEVIQFLKEKYHDGTCDVAIVDDGKLDTESDSGEFWVLFGGFAPIGKKVHNEDDLIPETYPAKLYSITDGEVKIVEGELSKGLLENNKCYLLDCGAEVFVWVGRVTQVEDRKAASQAAEDFVSSQQRPKATRITRVIQGYETNSFKANFDSWPAGSTAPGGEEGRGKVAALLKQQGVGIKGMTKSAPVIEEVPPLLEGSGKMEVWCINGSAKTPLQKEDVGKFYSGDCYIVLYTYHSGERKEDYFLCCWIGKDSIEEDQKMAARLANTMCNSLKGRPIQGRVFEGKEPPQFIALFQPMVVLKGGLSTGYKKSIADKGLTDETYTAESVALIQISGTAVHNNKTLQVDAVATSLNSTDCFLLQSGSSIFTWHGNQSTYEQQQLAAKVAEFLKPGVVLKYAKEGTESNAFWSALGGKQSYTSKKASTETVRDPHLFTFSFNKGKFEVEEVYNFSQDDLLTEDILILDTHAEVFVWVGQSVDTKEKQNVFEIGQKYIGLAASLDGLSPNVPLYKVSEGNEPCFFTTFFSWDSTRATVQGNSFQKKVALLFGASHAVEVKSNGNQGGPTQRASALAALSSAFNPSSKSTPSAQARSNGNNGGPTQRASALAALSSAFNPSSASKTSAPKPSSSGQGSQRAAAVAALSSVLTAEKKKQPHDGSPIKSTSSTPAVSSPLSEAQSEADPSEAEDSQLVAEAKEAGVASQTNGDDSEPKQKILQDENGSGSTQSAYSYEQLKAITGNAATGIDLKQREAYLSDNEFQTVFGMEKEAFYKLPKWKQDLKKKKVGLF; encoded by the exons ATGTCTAGCCCTGCAAAAGTTCTAGACCCTGCATTTCAAGGAGTGGGTCAAAAACC TGGGACTGAAATCTGGCGTATTGAGAATTTTCAGCCAGTTCCGTTGCCAAAGTCCGACTATGGAAAATTCTACATGGGGGATTCTTATATTGTCTTACAG ACAACACCTAGCAAGGGTGGTTCGTATCTATATGATATACACTTCTGGATTGGTAAAGATACTACTCAG GATGAGGCTGGAACGGCTGCTATCAAAACTATTGAGCTTGATGCAGTACTAGGAGGGCGTGCTGTGCAGCACAGGGAACTTCAAGGCCATGAATCTGACAAATTTTTGTCATATTTTAAACCTTGCATTATACCATTGGAAGGTGGTATTGCTACAGGATTTAAAAAGCCAGAAGAAGAAGAGTTTGAGAAACGGTTATATGTCTGCAGAGGAAAGCGGGTTGTCAGATTGAAGCAG GTTCCTTTTGCTCGATCTTCACTGAATCACGATGATGTATTTATCCTAGACACTCAGAATAAGATTTATCAGTTCAATGGTGCAAACTCTAATATTCAAGAAAGAGCAAAGGCATTAGAAGTTATTCAGTTTTTAAAGGAAAAGTACCATGATGGGACGTGTGATGTTGCAATTGTTG ATGATGGAAAATTGGACACAGAGTCCGACTCTGGTGAGTTTTGGGTTCTCTTTGGTGGTTTTGCTCCAATAGGAAAGAAGGTTCACAATGAAGATGATCTTATTCCTGAGACTTATCCTGCTAAACTGTACAG CATAACTGATGGTGAGGTGAAGATCGTAGAAGGGGAACTATCAAAAGGCCTCTTGGAGAACAACAAATGCTATCTACTAGACTGTGGTGCTGAGGTTTTTGTTTGGGTTGGACGGGTGACACAAGTAGAGGACAGAAAAGCTGCCAGTCAAGCTGCTGAG GACTTTGTTAGCAGCCAGCAAAGACCAAAAGCAACACGCATTACCCGTGTCATCCAAGGATATGAAACTAATTCGTTCAAGGCCAACTTTGATTCTTGGCCGGCAGGGTCCACAGCACCTGGTGGCGAGGAGGGAAGAGGAAAAGTAGCTG CCTTGCTTAAGCAACAAGGAGTTGGTATCAAGGGGATGACTAAAAGTGCTCCTGTAATTGAAGAAGTTCCTCCTTTGCTCGAAGGCAGTGGAAAGATGGAG GTCTGGTGCATCAATGGCAGTGCTAAGACACCATTGCAAAAAGAGGATGTTGGTAAATTCTATAGTGGAGACTGCTATATTGTTCTTTATACCTACCACTCGGGTGAGAGGAAAGAAGATTACTTTCTATGCTGTTGGATTGGAAAGGATAGCATTGAG GAGGACCAAAAGATGGCTGCTCGGTTGGCTAATACAATGTGTAACTCACTCAAGGGGAGGCCCATTCAG GGTCGAGTATTTGAAGGTAAAGAGCCACCCCAGTTCATTGCACTATTCCAACCCATGGTTGTCCTTAAG GGTGGTTTAAGCACTGGCTATAAGAAGAGTATAGCAGACAAAGGCTTGACAGATGAAACCTATACTGCAGAGAGTGTTGCTCTAATTCAGATTTCAGGAACAGCTGTACACAATAATAAAACATTGCAAGTTGATGCG GTGGCAACATCATTGAACTCAACTGACTGCTTCCTCTTGCAATCTGGATCCTCAATTTTTACTTGGCATGGAAATCAAAGCACTTATGAACAGCAGCAATTAGCTGCAAAAGTTGCTGAGTTTTTGAAG CCTGGAGTTGTTCTTAAATATGCTAAAGAAGGAACAGAGAGCAATGCGTTCTGGTCTGCACTTGGAGGAAAACAAAGTTATACCAGCAAAAAAGCATCTACAGAGACTGTCAGGGATCCCCACTTGTTCACTTTCTCTTTTAATAAAG GAAAGTTTGAG GTTGAGGAAGTTTACAATTTCTCTCAGGACGATCTCTTGACAGAAGATATTTTGATACTTGACACACATGCTGAAGTGTTTGTTTGGGTTGGTCAATCTGTAGACaccaaagaaaagcaaaatgtttttgaaattggccag AAATACATAGGCTTGGCTGCATCTCTAGATGGTTTGTCCCCAAATGTTCCACTTTATAAAGTTTCTGAAGGAAATGAACCCTGCTTCTTCACAACATTCTTTTCATGGGATTCCACCCGAGCTACT GTGCAAGGAAACTCGTTCCAGAAAAAGGTGGCATTGCTTTTTGGAGCTAGCCATGCTGTAGAG GTCAAGTCCAACGGGAACCAAGGGGGTCCCACTCAAAGGGCTTCAGCTTTAGCTGCCTTATCTTCTGCATTCAATCCATCTTCCAAATCAACCCCTTCG GCCCAGGCTCGATCCAATGGAAATAATGGCGGACCTACACAAAGAGCTTCAGCTTTAGCTGCTTTGTCATCTGCATTCAATCCATCATCAGCAAGCAAAACGTCAGCTCCAAAGCCTTCAAGCAGTGGTCAGGGTTCTCAAAGGGCAGCAGCTGTAGCTGCTCTTTCGTCGGTTCTTACTGCTGAAAAGAAGAAGCAACCGCACGATGGATCTCCTATAAAATCCACTAGCAGCACTCCTGCTGTATCCAGCCCACTTT CTGAAGCACAGAGTGAGGCAGACCCTTCTGAAGCTGAGGATTCTCAATTGGTTGCTGAAGCCAAGGAGGCTGGTGTAGCATCCCAAACCAATGGGGATGATTCAGAACCAAAGCAAAAGATACTGCAGGACGAGAATGGGAGTGGAAGCACTCAAAGTGCATATAGTTATGAGCAACTGAAAGCCATAACTGGTAATGCTGCAACCGGAATTGATCTCAAACAGAGAGAG GCTTATTTGTCGGATAATGAGTTCCAGACAGTATTCGGTATGGAAAAAGAAGCTTTCTATAAATTACCAAAGTGGAAGCAAGacctgaagaagaagaaagttggTCTATTCTAA